A stretch of the Halobacteriovorax sp. DA5 genome encodes the following:
- the queG gene encoding tRNA epoxyqueuosine(34) reductase QueG gives MIKKDDIQNILRTLDLEVWGVVTESKPKSLERFKAWIKDGLHGALGYLADERAIKREDLKNYYPDIKSTLVIAFDYSHIARSAKKFYESGESNGLKIANYVVGFKGRDYHYEVRDKLQAIGEELQKLDPELDFKFSLDTQPILERDFAYQSGLGWYGKNSMLINRHIGSYFIIGSLLLNKEVEAPSEKFETDHCGQCTRCGDACPTGAIDIDKRTIIADKCISTFTIEHFKEVFPPSGIENANGEIFGCDICQDVCPWNRRLERKLEADSTAFKENGKQFIDFFLMRPLEDIFCDLEEMSNREYRRIFKGTPLERTGRVGMLKNLRLYLKLK, from the coding sequence ATGATCAAAAAAGACGACATTCAAAATATTTTAAGAACTCTAGATCTTGAAGTTTGGGGTGTCGTCACTGAATCTAAACCTAAATCATTAGAACGTTTCAAAGCTTGGATTAAAGATGGACTTCATGGCGCTCTTGGCTACCTCGCCGATGAACGCGCTATCAAAAGAGAAGATCTTAAAAATTATTACCCTGATATTAAGTCAACACTAGTTATCGCTTTTGATTATTCTCATATAGCTCGTAGTGCAAAGAAATTTTATGAGAGTGGTGAGAGCAATGGGCTTAAAATAGCTAATTATGTAGTGGGCTTCAAGGGGCGCGATTATCACTATGAAGTGAGAGATAAGCTTCAAGCAATTGGAGAAGAGCTGCAGAAGCTAGATCCTGAGCTAGATTTTAAGTTCTCTCTTGATACCCAACCAATTCTAGAGCGCGACTTTGCCTATCAGTCAGGGCTAGGTTGGTACGGAAAGAATTCTATGCTAATCAATCGCCACATTGGAAGCTACTTTATCATTGGCTCACTTCTTTTAAATAAGGAAGTAGAAGCACCTAGTGAGAAGTTTGAAACAGATCACTGTGGCCAGTGCACGCGTTGTGGTGATGCATGCCCAACGGGTGCAATTGATATCGATAAAAGAACGATTATTGCTGATAAGTGTATTTCAACTTTCACTATTGAACATTTTAAAGAAGTCTTTCCTCCAAGTGGGATCGAAAATGCAAATGGTGAAATCTTCGGTTGTGATATTTGTCAGGATGTATGTCCATGGAATAGGCGACTGGAAAGAAAGCTTGAGGCCGACTCAACTGCCTTCAAAGAAAATGGGAAACAATTCATCGACTTCTTTTTAATGAGACCCCTAGAAGATATCTTCTGCGATCTGGAAGAAATGAGTAATCGTGAATACCGTCGTATCTTCAAAGGTACTCCACTTGAACGTACTGGAAGAGTGGGAATGCTTAAGAACCTAAGGCTTTATTTGAAGCTAAAGTAG